The segment TGATCGGAGTCCGTCCAGATGGTGTCTTGAATATGTCATTGAAGCCTCGAGCTCATGAAGCGATCAACGATGATGCGGCGATGTTGTTGGCTTATCTAGAGCGGACTTCTGAGAAAAAAATGCCTTATACGGATAAATCCGCGCCGGAAGAGATCAAGCAGATGTTTGGCATCAGTAAAGGCCAGTTCAAACGGGCGATCGGTCATCTTTTAAAAGAAAAATATATTGAGCAAAAAGACGGTGTAACCTATTTATTGAAAAAATCTAATTGAGAATCCCTTGTATTAATTGCGAATTTTATTTATAATAAATACAATCTATTCGTTATGGTATAAATTTTAGTTTGTAATTATTATAAAGTAACAACTGGGAAGGTTGAAGAGCTGATGAACACAATTAATGCATTGAAGAAGATCAAAAAACAACTTCATGAATCGGGATTTAAGCTCACACCGCAGCGGGAAGCTACGTTACAGGTACTTTTGGAAAATGAAAAAGATCATCTTTCCGCAGAAGAGATTTTCTTTTTTGTTAAACGAAAAAGTCCTGAGATCGGTTTGGCCACCGTTTATCGCACATTAGAGATCTTAACTGAGATCAACGTCCTTGATAAAGTCAGCTTCAATGATGGAGTTGCCCGTTATGACTTGAGAAAAGAAGGAGCAAAACACTTCCATCATCATCTATTATGTCTTGAATGCGGCAATATCGAAGAAATCGAAGAAGATTTGTTGGGAGCAGTTGAGGAAATCGTAGAAAGCAATTATCATTTCTTGGTAAAAGACCATCGATTGACATTTCACGGAATCTGTCAAAATTGTCAAAAGAAGGCACTTGCTGAGCAAAATGCAGTGACCCAACAAACCAATAATTGATCAAGAGTCTGGCATCGTGAGCAGGCAGTGCTTCTCCATGAGAAAGCGTCTGTTCACTGAGGCGAGACTTTTTATTTGGATATTTTTCTGTCCTAAAAGCCGGTTATTTGTTATGATAGTACAGTCGAAAGTCGAGGGTTGATAATGAAAGAACAAGTGATTGATTATATTCATTATTTGACGATTGAGCGGGGATTGTCCCTCAATACGAGAAAAAGTTATGAGCGGGATCTGTCGCAGTATCTGCAATTTTTGGAAAAAGCCCAGATAACTGATTGGAACCAGATCGACCGTTTTTTGATTTTGAATTTTTTACAAGAATTAAAAGAAGCTCAGAAATCACCAGCGACGATCTCACGAATGGTGACCAGCTTACGCCGTTTCCATCAATTTTTAAGACAAGAACGGTATACTGACCATGATCCGATGCAGCATATTGATTCTCCTAAGAAAGTGCAAAAGCTGCCGGACACGTTGAGTTTGGAAGAAGTTGAAAAATTGATTGCAACTCCTGATACCAGAGATGTGTTGGGTATTCGGGATCGTGCGATTTTAGAAGTTCTCTATGCTACCGGTCTGCGGGTAAGTGAACTGATTGGTCTGAAATTGAATGATCTGCATTTAGGGATGGGATTGTTACAGACCTTAGGAAAAGGCGACAAAGAACGGATCGTGCCGCTGGGAGATTATGCGATCCAGTGGATACAGCGCTATTTGGATGAAGCACGTCCTTATTTGACTAGAAAACATCCAGAAGAAGCTCATCTATTCGTTAACAGTCATGGCACCGGATTATCTCGCCAAGGAATTTGGAAAAATCTTAAAGGAATCGTGCGGGATGCAGGGATCACAAAAACGGTCACGCCCCACACATTGCGGCATAGTTTTGCCACACATTTGCTGGAAAACGGCGCGGATCTGCGAACTGTCCAAGAACTTTTAGGGCATGCGGATATTTCAACCACGCAGATCTATACCCATATTACGAAAAAACGCATGACCGATGTGTATAAACAACACTTCCCTCGGGCATAAGAAAAGGTGATAAGGTGCAGGAAATAAAAATCAAATTAGATGTGTTTGAAGGGCCGCTGGATCTTTTATTGCACTTGATACAAAAACTGGAATTGGACATCTACGATATACCTATTGCGGCGATCACAGATCAGTATATGGGGTATATCCATGCCATGAAAACGTTGGAACTGGAAGTGGCGGGAGAATATCTAGTGATGGCGGCCAGCCTGATGGCGATAAAATCGCAAATGCTGCTGCCAAAACAAGAGCTGGAACCGATCGATGAAGAGTATGAGGAAGACCCTCGTGATGCTTTGGTGGCGCAATTATTAGAATACCGCAAGTATAAATACGCCGCAGAACGCCTATCGGAAAAAGCCGCGGAGCGCAGTCAATATTTTACAAAAGAACCGATGGACGTGGACGAATTCAAAGAATCTTCTACCGTGCTGCAAAAAGATCAGTTGAACACTATTGATCTGTTTCTCGCTTTTCATCAGATGCTGGAAAAGCGCAAAAAGCGTAAGGTATTGGAAACTACCATCACTGCTGATGAGAACACCATCGAAGAAAAAATGAACGAGATCGAAGACGTGATGAAACAATTGTCTTCTAAAAAAGGTCGTTCTTTTGATTCTTTTTTTGTCACTTACAGCAAATCAGAAGTCGTAACGACTTTTATGGCATTATTGGAATTGATGAAAAAAGGCCGTATCCGCGTCGAACAGGAAAACAATTATTCAGAAATCATGCTTTATGCAACAGGAGAAAGTCAGAATGAAACTTAGTGAATTAGAAGCGCTGCTTTTTGTCGTAGGTGATGAAGGGATCACGTTAGAAGAATTGAGTTATTTGCTGGAAAGTGAGACAGCAGTCGTTTATGAATGGCTGCAAGTTTTGCAGCAAAACTACCAAGAAAATGAATTATCCGCTTTGCATATCTTGGAAGTAGGCAATCATTTTGTCTTGACCACGAAAAAGAAATTTGCGCCGTTACTAAAAAAATATGCTCGTTCACCTATCGCCAATACGCTTTCTCAGGCGGCTTTAGAAACATTGTCGATCATTGCTTATAAACAGCCGATCACACGAGTAGAAGTCGATGAGATCCGCGGAGTCCAGTCTGCCGGTTCCGTTCAAAAATTAGCTGCCAGACAATTGATCGAAGAAAAAGGCCGCGTGGAAGGACCGGGACGGGCGATCTTATATGGAACCACTGATTATTTTATGGATTATTTTGGATTGAAAACATTGGAAGAACTTCCCGATATCCATTTGCTGGAAGAAGAATCTGAAGATGTACCGACTGATCTGTTCTTTGATCGTTACCAAGAACAAGAAAACGCGCGACTTACAGAATCAAAATCAGAAAAAAATGATAAAACCGGCGATTCGGATGGCGCAACTTGGCCATTTGCCGAAGAAGGAGAAAACTAATGGAACGTTTGCAAAAAGTGATTGCCCATGCCGGCATTGCTTCCAGAAGAAAAGCTGAACAATTGATCACCGAAGGCCGCGTCAAAGTCAACGGTGAAGTAGTACGAGAATTAGGCGTCAAGGTCCAACGACAAGATGTGATCGAAGTGGACAATGTTCCTATTTATCAGGAAGAACCTGTCTATTTTATGTTTTACAAACCGCGAGGAGTCATTTCAGCAGTCTCTGACGATAAAGGTCGTAAAGTAGTAGTGGACTATCTGCAGGATGTAACAGAACGGATCTATCCGGTAGGACGCTTGGATTACGATACTTCAGGACTGCTATTATTGACCAACGATGGTGATTTTTCACAAAAACTGACCCATCCGAAGCATGAAGTAGATAAAGTCTACGTAGCGAAAGTCAAAGGGGTCGCTGAAAAAAGACAGTTAGCACCATTGGCTCGCGGCGTGAGGATCGAAGGAAAGAAGACCGCGCCAGCCCGTTTTGAGATTCTTTCGACAGATACGAAAACGGAAACCAGTATCGTCCAGTTGACGATCCATGAAGGACGCAATCACCAAGTCAAAAATATGTTGATGGCTGTTGGCTATCCTGTACAAAAATTAAAACGGGAAAAATATGGAGAGCTTACGCTGGGCAATCTGCGTCCTGGTGAATATCGGGAGCTTTCAAAAAAAGAAGTCACTTCTTTATTGAACGCCGCACGTGCTTAAAAAAGGTACGTAAGATAAATTAATTGTCAATCAATCTTTTTTGTGTATAATGAAAGATGTAAAAAAAATATATAAGGTTCGTCTTCAGGGGCAGGGTGTAATTCCCGACCGGTGGTTATAGTCCACGACCCACTTCATTGAGGTGGCTGAATCGGTGAAATTCCGATACCGACAGTTAAAGTCTGGATAAAGAAGATAGGGCTTATTTGAATTGGTGCAAAACGATCAAATAACTCTAACTCTATTTTTCCCTGTGAAAAATGGAGTTTTTTTGTTTGCTGCACTGATTTGAAAAGGTTCGTTTGAAGATGTTTCCTAAACTAGGAGGATTTCAATGAAAAACAGTAAGGTACAAAAAATGGTAGCGATCGCGATGTTTGCGGCAATGGGTTTGATTTTGCAATATGTGGCATTTCCAGTCATTCCGGCGTTCAGTTTTATGAAAGTCGACTTCAGTGATATTCCAGTAATGCTGAGTATGTTCTTATTCGGACCGCTATCTGGGATCATTACAGCGTTTATCCGTTCTGCGTTGCATTTGCTGACGACTGGACTGGAACCTAGCAACATGGTGGGGGATGCAGCAAGCTTCTTGTCTTCTGTGATCTTTACATTGCCAATGTATTATTTCTTTAAAGATCATGAAACCAAACGCAACAAAGCATTCGGGATCATTACCGGTATCTTGGCTTTGACTGTCTTTATGAGCATCGCTAACTACTTTGTGATCACACCGCTTTATCTGAAATTTTTTGGTGTGACAGCAGGTGAATTCTTAGGTGTATCTTTAGCAAAATACATTGCGATCGGTGTTGTTCCTTTCAACTTGATCAAAGGAGCCATCGTCAGCGCAGTATTTCTAGTCTTACATGCGAAACTTTTGCCTTGGTTGAGCCGCAAGCAAAAACAAACACGGATCAATTCAACTATGACTAAAAGCTGATAAAGAGCCATCATTTAAGCGGTCTGTTCGATCAACAGTTGCTTTTTCAGAGTCAGCAGTGATCGTCAATGACCTCATTATTATAAAAAGACCGACACCAAAAACGCAGTACGTGTTTTGGTGTCGGTCTTTTTTATTTAACCCTCAAAAAATAAAATATCAAATCAATGTTATTTTTCTATGAAAAAAAATACAGGATAGGGGAGATTGTTGATAGGCAGAAAGCGGAAACAACCCGTTTATACGATTTGTTGTATAAAAATCGAATTTGGTATGTACAAAGCCAAATATTTCACATTCAAAAGCTGGTAT is part of the Enterococcus mediterraneensis genome and harbors:
- a CDS encoding segregation/condensation protein A encodes the protein MQEIKIKLDVFEGPLDLLLHLIQKLELDIYDIPIAAITDQYMGYIHAMKTLELEVAGEYLVMAASLMAIKSQMLLPKQELEPIDEEYEEDPRDALVAQLLEYRKYKYAAERLSEKAAERSQYFTKEPMDVDEFKESSTVLQKDQLNTIDLFLAFHQMLEKRKKRKVLETTITADENTIEEKMNEIEDVMKQLSSKKGRSFDSFFVTYSKSEVVTTFMALLELMKKGRIRVEQENNYSEIMLYATGESQNET
- the scpB gene encoding SMC-Scp complex subunit ScpB produces the protein MKLSELEALLFVVGDEGITLEELSYLLESETAVVYEWLQVLQQNYQENELSALHILEVGNHFVLTTKKKFAPLLKKYARSPIANTLSQAALETLSIIAYKQPITRVEVDEIRGVQSAGSVQKLAARQLIEEKGRVEGPGRAILYGTTDYFMDYFGLKTLEELPDIHLLEEESEDVPTDLFFDRYQEQENARLTESKSEKNDKTGDSDGATWPFAEEGEN
- a CDS encoding ECF transporter S component, which produces MKNSKVQKMVAIAMFAAMGLILQYVAFPVIPAFSFMKVDFSDIPVMLSMFLFGPLSGIITAFIRSALHLLTTGLEPSNMVGDAASFLSSVIFTLPMYYFFKDHETKRNKAFGIITGILALTVFMSIANYFVITPLYLKFFGVTAGEFLGVSLAKYIAIGVVPFNLIKGAIVSAVFLVLHAKLLPWLSRKQKQTRINSTMTKS
- a CDS encoding Fur family transcriptional regulator translates to MNTINALKKIKKQLHESGFKLTPQREATLQVLLENEKDHLSAEEIFFFVKRKSPEIGLATVYRTLEILTEINVLDKVSFNDGVARYDLRKEGAKHFHHHLLCLECGNIEEIEEDLLGAVEEIVESNYHFLVKDHRLTFHGICQNCQKKALAEQNAVTQQTNN
- the xerD gene encoding site-specific tyrosine recombinase XerD translates to MKEQVIDYIHYLTIERGLSLNTRKSYERDLSQYLQFLEKAQITDWNQIDRFLILNFLQELKEAQKSPATISRMVTSLRRFHQFLRQERYTDHDPMQHIDSPKKVQKLPDTLSLEEVEKLIATPDTRDVLGIRDRAILEVLYATGLRVSELIGLKLNDLHLGMGLLQTLGKGDKERIVPLGDYAIQWIQRYLDEARPYLTRKHPEEAHLFVNSHGTGLSRQGIWKNLKGIVRDAGITKTVTPHTLRHSFATHLLENGADLRTVQELLGHADISTTQIYTHITKKRMTDVYKQHFPRA
- a CDS encoding pseudouridine synthase; the encoded protein is MERLQKVIAHAGIASRRKAEQLITEGRVKVNGEVVRELGVKVQRQDVIEVDNVPIYQEEPVYFMFYKPRGVISAVSDDKGRKVVVDYLQDVTERIYPVGRLDYDTSGLLLLTNDGDFSQKLTHPKHEVDKVYVAKVKGVAEKRQLAPLARGVRIEGKKTAPARFEILSTDTKTETSIVQLTIHEGRNHQVKNMLMAVGYPVQKLKREKYGELTLGNLRPGEYRELSKKEVTSLLNAARA